One window from the genome of Leucobacter aridicollis encodes:
- a CDS encoding tripartite tricarboxylate transporter substrate binding protein, whose amino-acid sequence MEEPSSAAEPREDTRRARPATRLIGGVIAAAAIGVAAFGSISAASAGQDITSSLTIVAPAAAGGGWDTVAREMQQAQRANGLTANVQVVNMPGAGGTIALGNMTRFEGRANTVLVGGTGLLAATIQYDSTATLNDVTPLAVLFDEYDVIVVPADSPYETLDELVAAWQEDPGAVPWTGGGSFDQLVVTDLALAAGIDPVDTTYISSDGGGEAVAALLNGTAQAAAGGYPDNIDQIESGRLRALALIAEEPVTGIDIPTARAQGYDVTLANWRMLAAPAAITDEETAQLTELIEDSVATPEWLAAVERYHWSEHFMVGPDVSAFLENERGRITRLYEEMGQ is encoded by the coding sequence GTGGAAGAACCTTCCAGCGCGGCAGAGCCGCGCGAAGACACACGGCGGGCGAGGCCCGCCACGAGGCTTATCGGTGGCGTGATCGCCGCGGCCGCGATCGGCGTCGCCGCCTTCGGTTCCATCAGCGCGGCGTCTGCTGGGCAAGATATTACGTCGTCGCTCACGATCGTGGCCCCCGCGGCCGCCGGTGGCGGCTGGGACACTGTCGCCCGCGAGATGCAGCAAGCGCAGCGTGCGAACGGCCTCACCGCGAACGTGCAGGTCGTGAATATGCCAGGCGCGGGCGGAACGATCGCGCTCGGAAACATGACTCGGTTCGAGGGTCGGGCGAACACGGTACTCGTCGGGGGTACCGGGCTGCTCGCGGCAACGATCCAGTACGACTCGACCGCGACGCTTAATGACGTCACACCGCTTGCGGTGCTGTTCGACGAGTACGACGTCATTGTCGTGCCCGCTGACTCGCCTTACGAAACGCTCGACGAACTCGTCGCCGCGTGGCAGGAAGACCCTGGGGCGGTGCCCTGGACCGGCGGCGGATCCTTCGATCAGCTCGTGGTGACCGACCTCGCCCTTGCGGCGGGTATCGATCCCGTCGACACCACGTACATTTCCTCGGACGGCGGCGGCGAGGCTGTTGCGGCGCTGCTCAACGGGACGGCTCAGGCTGCCGCCGGAGGGTACCCGGACAACATCGACCAGATCGAGTCCGGCCGTCTGCGGGCGCTCGCGCTCATCGCGGAGGAGCCCGTTACTGGCATCGACATTCCGACGGCGCGCGCGCAGGGGTACGATGTCACGCTCGCCAACTGGCGCATGCTTGCGGCGCCCGCCGCGATTACCGACGAGGAGACGGCGCAGCTCACCGAGCTCATCGAGGATTCGGTCGCCACCCCGGAGTGGTTGGCCGCGGTCGAGCGCTATCACTGGAGCGAACACTTCATGGTTGGCCCCGACGTCTCGGCATTCCTCGAAAACGAACGCGGGCGCATCACGCGACTCTACGAGGAGATGGGGCAATGA